From a region of the Fuerstiella sp. genome:
- a CDS encoding PSD1 and planctomycete cytochrome C domain-containing protein: MSQHRLIVTTASWAAVSCLLSVYANAGRPQTPQGLELFEKRIRPVLIRHCYECHSSAAKELKGGLQLDSREGIRRGGENGPAVVPDNPSESLLIQALQYESLEMPPDSRLPDSIISDFVKWIQMGAPDPRDHPPGPDEVADLSWKLSLESRRDWWSLEDVMEPAVPESADHSWSDHPIDRFIQVRCRDAELKPAPDAEPHVLLRRLSLILTGLPPMPTEVAEFESLMAVDPGTGYEILVERLLESTHFGERWARHWMDVVRFAETHGYEWNHEIRDAWQYRDYLIRAFNDDVPFNQFVREHIAGDLLDSPRINSELNINESVIGTAFWRFGELGHDNCVTFPEIRFDALDNQIDTFTKAFQATTVSCARCHDHKFDAVSTRDYYALAGILESSRQVVQTIDTPERIRNQVQQLRSLKKQIREQLAGQWIQSLGDVDGLILDVLRPDRETEVRQPAAALAQQLAADEIAVEDPSSILKQVAGTNTEQALRVAWREAGISCQKIQSERADFNARNFRRWWSFDEEHPVGWSAAGLGPQNQLSRSGEFVVALTDDSVVSAVLPAGIYTHLLSSRLNGTVQSSCMPGDYRNVSVRFLGGGLSMIRPVVDSCALNEYVGGGVKYLSDDQFRWQTYPTRVDESHRAFVELTTKSDNVRWPDRPGMAGKDEALLASPRSWFGVVDAVVHDCSGPPQTELGHLLPLFEASEPRDPAEVAGIFRDICTDAVASWKAGTTTDEDVRWINWMLSVDLLPNSLQWNEKLDRLVQEYRDVESQMPLPRVVAGMADHGTGFESPLLVRGNPVTPGAPEPRRYLEVVSGTRRPFESIGSGRRELAELIAGAKNPLTARVMVNRVWHYLFGAGLVRTPDDFGHLGERPSHPELLDYLASEFVSNGWSVKRLIRQVVTSRTFRQSSVSTSESMQVDPENRLLHHFPVRRLEAEAIRDTILAVTGGLNRTQFGPGIHPHRPEPKEHRKLYSGPLDGDGRRSVYLKITRMEGPRFLELFDMPDQTATRGRRDQTNVPAQALALLNDPFIIGQSVRWGKVLATRDDASIVDRINHLFLQALSRSADFREQRRMLSFVNQLADLHGVPPENILSSPVIWQDVAHAILNMKELVYVR; encoded by the coding sequence ATGAGTCAGCATCGGCTCATTGTCACGACTGCTTCCTGGGCAGCGGTGTCCTGTCTCCTTAGTGTTTATGCAAACGCCGGTCGTCCCCAGACCCCGCAGGGCCTTGAGCTGTTTGAAAAACGCATCCGGCCGGTACTCATTCGACACTGTTACGAATGCCACTCATCTGCTGCGAAGGAACTCAAAGGCGGATTGCAGCTTGACAGCCGTGAAGGTATCCGACGGGGAGGCGAGAACGGACCTGCGGTTGTTCCCGACAACCCTTCTGAGTCACTGCTGATCCAGGCGCTGCAGTACGAGTCTCTGGAAATGCCTCCGGATTCCAGGTTGCCGGACAGTATCATTTCCGACTTCGTGAAATGGATTCAGATGGGTGCACCTGATCCTCGCGATCACCCTCCAGGGCCCGATGAGGTTGCCGATCTGTCCTGGAAACTGAGTTTGGAGAGCCGTCGTGACTGGTGGAGTCTGGAGGATGTTATGGAACCAGCGGTGCCGGAATCCGCTGATCATTCCTGGTCGGATCATCCCATCGACCGGTTCATTCAGGTGCGATGCCGGGATGCAGAGCTCAAGCCGGCCCCTGATGCCGAACCGCATGTGCTGCTGAGACGTCTGAGTCTGATTCTCACCGGTCTGCCACCCATGCCGACCGAAGTCGCTGAGTTTGAATCGCTTATGGCCGTGGATCCCGGGACCGGTTATGAAATCCTTGTAGAGCGTTTACTTGAATCTACTCATTTTGGCGAACGCTGGGCCCGGCACTGGATGGACGTCGTCCGGTTTGCTGAAACCCATGGGTATGAATGGAACCACGAAATCCGTGATGCGTGGCAGTACCGTGACTATCTGATTCGAGCCTTCAACGACGATGTTCCTTTTAATCAGTTCGTCCGTGAACACATCGCCGGTGATCTGCTTGACTCACCACGGATCAATTCTGAACTGAACATTAACGAGTCTGTAATTGGAACAGCGTTCTGGCGTTTCGGGGAACTCGGCCACGATAACTGTGTCACATTCCCGGAGATTCGGTTTGACGCACTTGACAACCAGATTGATACGTTCACCAAGGCTTTCCAGGCAACCACGGTTTCCTGCGCCCGGTGCCATGATCACAAATTTGATGCTGTCTCAACGCGTGACTATTACGCACTGGCTGGCATTTTGGAAAGCTCTCGTCAGGTTGTACAGACAATCGACACACCGGAGCGCATCCGAAACCAGGTGCAGCAGCTCAGATCTCTGAAAAAGCAGATCCGTGAGCAGCTGGCCGGTCAGTGGATTCAGTCACTCGGCGATGTCGATGGTTTAATACTCGACGTGTTACGACCTGACCGGGAGACGGAGGTTCGTCAACCTGCAGCGGCACTGGCGCAGCAGTTGGCCGCTGATGAGATTGCCGTGGAGGATCCGTCATCGATCCTGAAGCAGGTGGCCGGGACCAACACTGAACAGGCACTGCGTGTCGCCTGGCGGGAAGCAGGAATCTCCTGTCAAAAAATTCAGTCGGAACGGGCAGATTTCAACGCTCGGAACTTCAGGCGGTGGTGGTCATTTGATGAAGAGCACCCGGTCGGATGGTCTGCTGCCGGACTTGGACCGCAGAACCAGCTCTCGCGTTCCGGGGAGTTCGTGGTGGCCCTGACGGATGACTCGGTGGTGTCGGCTGTTCTGCCAGCCGGCATTTATACGCACTTGCTTTCCAGTCGGCTCAATGGAACGGTTCAGTCTTCCTGTATGCCAGGAGATTACAGGAATGTAAGTGTCCGTTTTCTGGGTGGCGGGCTGAGCATGATCCGTCCGGTTGTCGACAGCTGTGCCCTCAACGAATACGTCGGTGGAGGTGTGAAATATCTCAGTGATGACCAGTTCCGGTGGCAGACATACCCGACGCGTGTTGATGAGTCACATCGGGCGTTTGTTGAATTGACCACCAAATCTGACAACGTTCGCTGGCCCGACCGACCGGGGATGGCGGGAAAGGACGAAGCTCTTCTTGCTTCTCCTCGTTCGTGGTTCGGAGTTGTGGACGCTGTTGTGCACGACTGCAGCGGTCCACCTCAGACAGAACTCGGGCATCTGCTTCCACTGTTTGAGGCATCGGAGCCCAGGGATCCGGCTGAGGTGGCGGGTATCTTTCGCGACATCTGTACTGATGCTGTTGCCAGCTGGAAAGCCGGGACCACCACGGACGAGGACGTTCGGTGGATTAACTGGATGCTGTCGGTCGATCTGCTTCCGAATTCACTGCAGTGGAATGAAAAGCTGGATCGACTGGTTCAGGAGTATCGTGACGTTGAGTCACAAATGCCGCTGCCACGGGTGGTTGCCGGGATGGCCGATCACGGAACCGGGTTTGAGTCTCCGCTACTCGTTCGCGGGAACCCCGTTACGCCCGGGGCGCCTGAACCGCGGCGTTATCTTGAAGTTGTTTCCGGAACCAGACGCCCGTTTGAGTCGATTGGCAGCGGGCGACGGGAACTGGCAGAATTGATTGCCGGTGCAAAGAATCCTCTGACTGCTCGGGTGATGGTGAATCGTGTCTGGCACTATCTGTTCGGTGCAGGCCTGGTGCGTACCCCGGATGACTTTGGTCATCTGGGAGAACGTCCTTCACATCCGGAACTTTTGGACTACCTTGCCTCCGAATTTGTCAGCAACGGCTGGTCGGTGAAACGACTGATTAGGCAGGTTGTGACAAGCCGAACATTTCGTCAGTCCAGTGTGTCGACTTCGGAATCCATGCAGGTTGACCCGGAGAATCGGCTCCTGCATCACTTTCCTGTAAGACGACTCGAAGCAGAAGCCATTCGCGATACAATTCTGGCCGTCACGGGGGGACTGAACCGGACGCAGTTTGGTCCGGGTATTCACCCGCATCGACCGGAGCCAAAGGAGCATCGGAAGCTTTACTCAGGTCCACTGGACGGGGACGGGCGTCGAAGTGTTTATCTAAAAATCACTCGTATGGAGGGACCACGATTTCTGGAGCTGTTCGATATGCCTGATCAGACAGCCACACGTGGCCGTCGTGATCAAACCAATGTTCCGGCTCAGGCGCTGGCGCTGCTAAATGATCCGTTTATTATCGGGCAATCAGTCAGGTGGGGGAAGGTTCTGGCCACCAGGGATGATGCTTCCATTGTGGATCGAATCAACCATCTTTTTCTGCAGGCGCTGTCCCGTTCTGCCGATTTTCGGGAACAGCGTCGAATGCTCAGTTTTGTGAATCAGCTGGCAGACCTGCACGGGGTGCCGCCGGAAAATATTCTGTCCAGCCCGGTGATCTGGCAGGATGTGGCGCATGCAATACTGAACATGAAAGAACTGGTCTATGTCCGATAG
- a CDS encoding DUF1501 domain-containing protein, with amino-acid sequence MSDSLTRYHARGPFTGHLGLCSRRDMLRNASNGFGLTALSSLLADRAYAGLSDGAVQHHPAAAKSVIFCFMAGGVSHVDSFDPKSALEKYDGRSVGDLSHEKKSQNNGSRTWLKSPWKFRPHGESGIPVSELFPHTGGCIDDIAVVRSMVAELPLHAAGNLFMHTGRLRAGSPSIGSWIAYGLGSENRNLPGYVLLENGKVPPGGRENYANGYLPADFQATPIRAQGVPVENIVPAGASRDVQRAKLDFLGRQDRDFSTALGRSDDSIESAIRNYEMAYLMQSSVPDLLDLSEETLSTRQMYGVESDDEQLRLYGTQCLRARRLVEQGVRFVEITANPLEMSVGSWDQHEDLKANHERNALVVDQPIAAMITDLKCRGLLQDTLILFAGEMGRTPHTENGDGRDHHVGGFSVWLAGGGIKGGTVHGVTDELGMHSVEGIVSVFDLHATILHLLGLDHERLTYRYGGRDMSLTDVHGRVIHEIIA; translated from the coding sequence ATGTCCGATAGTCTCACAAGATACCACGCGCGGGGACCTTTCACCGGTCACTTGGGCCTGTGTTCCCGGCGAGACATGCTTCGCAACGCTTCCAACGGATTTGGTCTGACGGCTCTGTCGTCGCTGCTGGCAGATCGTGCTTATGCGGGACTTTCTGACGGAGCTGTCCAGCACCATCCTGCCGCTGCGAAAAGTGTGATTTTCTGTTTCATGGCCGGAGGTGTTTCCCATGTTGATTCATTCGACCCAAAATCGGCTCTCGAAAAATATGATGGTCGGTCGGTTGGTGATCTGAGTCACGAAAAAAAATCGCAAAACAACGGCAGCCGTACTTGGCTGAAGAGTCCGTGGAAGTTTCGGCCCCACGGTGAGTCGGGTATTCCTGTCAGCGAACTGTTTCCACACACAGGCGGTTGCATCGATGATATTGCGGTTGTGCGTTCGATGGTTGCAGAACTGCCGCTGCACGCAGCCGGCAATCTGTTCATGCACACCGGGCGACTGCGGGCCGGTTCCCCGAGTATTGGATCATGGATTGCCTACGGGCTTGGCAGCGAAAACCGTAACCTGCCGGGATATGTGCTGCTGGAGAATGGCAAAGTACCGCCCGGTGGACGCGAAAATTATGCCAACGGCTATCTCCCGGCAGACTTCCAGGCAACGCCGATTCGGGCACAGGGAGTTCCGGTGGAAAACATCGTTCCGGCTGGAGCATCACGAGACGTGCAGCGGGCTAAACTTGATTTTTTGGGTCGTCAGGACCGTGACTTCAGTACCGCACTGGGCAGAAGTGACGACAGTATCGAATCAGCGATTCGCAACTACGAAATGGCCTATCTGATGCAGTCATCTGTTCCCGATCTGCTGGATCTGTCAGAAGAAACACTCAGCACCCGGCAAATGTACGGTGTCGAATCTGATGACGAACAATTGCGGCTGTACGGCACCCAGTGCCTGAGAGCGAGGCGACTGGTGGAGCAGGGCGTTCGATTCGTTGAAATTACCGCAAACCCCCTGGAGATGTCTGTTGGGTCGTGGGACCAGCACGAAGATCTGAAGGCTAACCATGAGCGCAATGCGTTGGTCGTTGACCAGCCGATTGCCGCTATGATCACTGATCTTAAATGTCGTGGCCTGCTGCAGGACACGCTGATCCTGTTTGCCGGAGAGATGGGCCGCACACCCCATACCGAGAATGGAGACGGTCGCGATCATCATGTCGGAGGGTTTTCTGTCTGGCTGGCCGGTGGCGGTATCAAAGGTGGCACTGTGCACGGCGTCACAGACGAACTTGGTATGCATTCCGTCGAAGGCATTGTGTCTGTGTTTGATCTGCACGCCACGATCCTGCACCTGCTTGGTCTGGATCATGAACGGTTGACGTACCGTTACGGAGGTCGCGACATGAGCCTCACGGACGTTCACGGCAGGGTCATTCACGAGATCATAGCGTAG
- a CDS encoding HlyD family efflux transporter periplasmic adaptor subunit, translating to MKTFEPQVQKRALQASHRRGSSGTTAIGLLLLFGLIGGGAFVWATLGGSIANDGENGILLYTVARDDILVTVNEDGNVESADNIDVKCSISGGSTILWIIEDGTTVKAGDEIVRLDTSNIEDQLNSQKITFENANATKIQTAEDHEAAILAVNEYREGTFVEELKQAEADIRIAQENLRSAESLLVFTKKMVRKGFATSLQREADQFAVERTTLDLEAAETRRKVLVEFTKEKTLKDLEAKREAAAAQARANQAAFDLEKARLERLRKQFENCVIQAPQNGMVVYANNTGRSRFRGNQDVQIEEGATIRERQTIIRLPDLSRMQVRVTVHESKIDQLQSGMPARIVIQDVEYRGHVVSVASQPEPTSFFSANVKEYATIVAIEGESMTLRPGMTAHVEILVANLKDVLTVPVSSVVEQRESYFCWVNKDDGIHKQELELGRTNDKIVEVLEGVDEGDQVLRNPRTVIDEAVREAPQGDSERDRSQFGSENTPDETGEPRSGSEGPAATRTENSTSRSTSGGQSTLPETGREYIAQYDKDGDGKVAQSELDEQSQRSAQFWFSHVDSDGDGALNETETDTMLESRRRFAGGGAGRPPGTQPADRDGTSDRGRPGNAGGGFDLMQYDSNGDGQVSKEEAPERMRSFFDRMDTDGDGGITNKEIEELRQQRGR from the coding sequence ATGAAAACTTTCGAACCACAGGTGCAAAAACGTGCCTTACAGGCATCACACCGTCGAGGGAGCAGTGGTACCACAGCAATCGGATTACTGCTGCTGTTTGGCCTGATCGGCGGGGGAGCCTTCGTCTGGGCCACCCTTGGCGGGAGTATCGCGAACGACGGAGAAAATGGAATTCTGCTGTATACCGTCGCCAGAGATGACATTCTCGTAACAGTCAACGAAGACGGAAACGTCGAAAGTGCGGACAACATTGACGTAAAATGTTCGATCAGTGGCGGCAGTACGATTCTGTGGATCATTGAAGATGGCACGACGGTCAAAGCCGGCGATGAAATCGTTCGGCTTGATACGTCAAACATCGAGGACCAGCTGAACTCACAAAAGATCACTTTTGAAAATGCGAATGCCACAAAAATACAGACTGCCGAAGATCATGAGGCTGCCATCCTCGCCGTCAACGAATACCGGGAAGGAACTTTTGTTGAGGAGTTGAAGCAGGCTGAAGCGGATATTCGGATTGCACAGGAAAATCTGCGGTCCGCCGAGAGTCTCCTGGTGTTCACAAAGAAAATGGTGCGTAAGGGGTTCGCAACTTCGCTGCAGCGTGAGGCCGATCAGTTTGCTGTCGAACGAACAACGCTTGATCTGGAAGCAGCAGAAACCCGGAGAAAAGTGCTCGTCGAGTTCACAAAGGAAAAAACCCTTAAAGACCTGGAAGCAAAACGAGAAGCGGCTGCGGCACAGGCTCGGGCAAATCAGGCAGCATTCGACCTGGAAAAAGCCCGCCTGGAACGACTCAGAAAGCAGTTTGAAAACTGTGTGATTCAGGCGCCGCAAAATGGAATGGTTGTGTACGCCAATAATACCGGTCGCAGTCGCTTTCGTGGCAACCAGGACGTCCAGATTGAGGAAGGGGCCACCATTCGCGAACGACAGACAATCATCCGACTGCCCGACCTGTCACGGATGCAGGTGCGGGTGACTGTCCATGAATCAAAAATTGATCAGCTGCAATCCGGAATGCCGGCTCGAATCGTGATCCAGGATGTCGAATACAGGGGACACGTGGTTTCCGTAGCCAGCCAGCCGGAACCCACCAGTTTCTTTTCAGCGAATGTCAAAGAATATGCAACAATTGTGGCAATTGAAGGAGAGTCGATGACTCTGCGTCCTGGTATGACGGCCCATGTGGAGATTCTCGTTGCCAATCTGAAGGATGTGCTGACAGTGCCTGTGTCGTCGGTTGTGGAACAGCGAGAGTCGTACTTCTGCTGGGTCAACAAAGACGATGGAATTCACAAACAGGAACTGGAGCTCGGCCGCACCAACGACAAGATCGTCGAAGTGCTCGAGGGTGTGGACGAAGGCGATCAAGTACTGCGGAATCCAAGAACCGTCATCGACGAAGCTGTCAGAGAGGCGCCTCAGGGGGATTCCGAACGAGACCGATCACAGTTCGGCAGTGAAAACACACCGGACGAAACCGGCGAACCACGGTCCGGTTCGGAAGGTCCGGCAGCCACCCGGACTGAAAACAGTACGTCACGTTCCACTTCCGGCGGACAGAGCACGCTGCCGGAAACGGGACGGGAGTACATCGCTCAGTATGACAAAGATGGTGATGGCAAGGTTGCGCAGTCGGAACTGGATGAACAGTCTCAGCGGTCTGCGCAATTCTGGTTCAGTCACGTGGACTCAGACGGAGACGGTGCGCTGAATGAAACAGAAACCGACACGATGCTTGAAAGTCGACGACGATTTGCCGGTGGTGGTGCAGGACGACCTCCCGGTACACAACCCGCTGATAGGGACGGGACATCGGATCGCGGTCGCCCCGGTAATGCGGGAGGAGGCTTCGATCTGATGCAGTACGACAGCAATGGCGATGGTCAAGTCTCCAAAGAAGAAGCTCCGGAGCGTATGCGGTCTTTCTTTGACCGCATGGACACCGATGGCGACGGTGGAATCACAAACAAGGAAATTGAAGAATTGCGACAGCAACGTGGACGCTGA
- a CDS encoding ABC transporter ATP-binding protein, which yields MELAGQIDNLHKYYDLGSQVVKALRGVTAEFPGGDFVAIMGSSGSGKSTLLNILGGLDRPTSGRYVIAGNDVSTLTDHELSAIRNRLIGFIFQSYNLISQFTVLENIQMPLSYRPGRPRMTRKDIDWCTELAHQVGLSDRLDHRPSQLSGGQQQRVAIARALVNGPAIILADEPTGNLDSSTSAEIIQILHRLNAEGRTIIMVTHEPEIAREAKRQIYMKDGIIAGDGIFPG from the coding sequence ATGGAACTCGCCGGACAGATTGACAACCTGCACAAGTACTACGACCTCGGCAGTCAGGTCGTGAAAGCACTGCGGGGAGTCACCGCTGAATTTCCTGGCGGCGACTTTGTGGCCATCATGGGTTCGTCCGGCAGCGGCAAAAGCACTCTGTTGAATATTCTTGGCGGCCTCGATCGCCCGACCTCCGGCCGCTACGTCATCGCAGGAAATGATGTCTCAACACTTACGGATCACGAACTGTCGGCTATTCGCAACAGGCTTATCGGTTTTATCTTCCAGTCTTATAATCTCATTTCACAGTTTACTGTTCTGGAAAACATCCAGATGCCGCTGAGCTATCGTCCCGGCAGACCACGAATGACTCGGAAAGATATCGACTGGTGCACGGAACTGGCGCATCAGGTTGGACTCAGCGACCGGCTTGATCATCGTCCCAGCCAGCTGTCCGGCGGACAACAGCAGCGAGTGGCGATCGCCCGGGCACTGGTCAACGGTCCGGCGATCATTCTGGCCGACGAGCCAACCGGAAACCTGGATTCCTCAACATCCGCCGAGATTATTCAGATACTGCATCGACTGAACGCCGAAGGGCGCACCATCATCATGGTGACACATGAACCGGAAATCGCACGTGAAGCCAAACGACAGATCTACATGAAAGACGGCATAATTGCCGGCGACGGAATTTTTCCGGGATAA
- a CDS encoding CoA-acylating methylmalonate-semialdehyde dehydrogenase — translation MTSTSHVPCLTAGTFHTITSAKTADVFNPSTGDVIAQVPLCDAAETDKVVAAASGAQTAWAATSPVERARVMFRLRQLIERDFDELATVVTREHGKTLAESRAEIQRGLEMVEFACGIPNMLMGDTLANIAGTVDAETVRHPVGVCVGITPYNFPFMVPMWMIPVAITCGNAFVLKPSEKVPLSAVRIGELLMEAGLPAGVFSIVHGDKNCVDQLLKHPDVAAVSFVGSTSIARSIYETGTRSGKRVQAAGGAKNHLIIMPDADLDQSVKAVAASAYGCAGQRCMAGSIAVAVGSVADSLVSQLCDHADTLRVGPTDGNEQVDMGPLIRREHQERVAGYLDIAEAEGADVTLDGRRHSDSQGFLIGPSVVDRVQPEMRLAREEIFGPVLSVVRAENLEAALAIGRQCPFGNGASIFTQDGYAAREFKQHFNAGMIGINVSVPAPMAWFPFTGWNQSFFGDLHIQGAEGVQFYTRQKTTLTRWFRSVDESHQDPVWKSQ, via the coding sequence ATGACCTCTACATCTCACGTACCGTGCCTGACAGCCGGAACATTTCACACGATCACGTCCGCGAAGACAGCGGATGTGTTCAATCCTTCTACCGGTGACGTGATTGCCCAGGTTCCTCTGTGTGACGCAGCAGAAACTGACAAAGTCGTCGCAGCCGCCAGCGGTGCTCAGACCGCCTGGGCCGCTACATCACCCGTCGAACGTGCCCGTGTCATGTTTCGACTCCGGCAGCTTATCGAACGTGACTTTGATGAACTGGCAACGGTCGTCACACGCGAGCACGGCAAGACTCTGGCAGAATCCCGGGCTGAAATTCAGCGTGGGCTGGAAATGGTGGAATTCGCCTGCGGGATCCCCAACATGCTGATGGGTGATACGCTCGCAAATATTGCAGGGACTGTAGATGCAGAAACCGTTCGTCATCCGGTTGGAGTCTGTGTCGGAATAACGCCCTACAATTTCCCGTTCATGGTGCCGATGTGGATGATTCCGGTTGCCATCACCTGTGGCAACGCCTTTGTACTGAAGCCGTCTGAAAAAGTTCCGCTGTCCGCCGTACGGATTGGTGAACTGCTGATGGAAGCCGGGCTGCCCGCCGGTGTGTTCAGTATCGTTCACGGAGACAAAAACTGCGTTGATCAATTGCTGAAACACCCGGACGTGGCAGCCGTTTCCTTTGTGGGATCAACATCAATTGCTCGTTCCATCTATGAAACAGGAACTCGCAGCGGCAAACGGGTACAGGCTGCCGGCGGTGCGAAGAACCATCTGATCATTATGCCGGACGCCGACCTGGATCAGTCCGTCAAAGCTGTCGCAGCCAGTGCCTATGGTTGTGCCGGGCAACGCTGTATGGCAGGCAGCATTGCGGTTGCTGTTGGTTCCGTTGCTGATTCACTGGTCAGTCAGCTTTGCGATCACGCCGACACTCTGCGCGTTGGCCCCACAGACGGGAATGAACAGGTGGACATGGGACCACTGATTCGCCGCGAACACCAGGAACGCGTTGCCGGTTATCTGGATATTGCAGAGGCAGAAGGAGCAGACGTGACTCTGGACGGCCGTCGCCATTCGGATTCGCAGGGGTTCCTGATCGGCCCGAGCGTAGTGGATCGTGTACAGCCGGAAATGCGGCTGGCTCGTGAAGAAATTTTTGGCCCCGTCCTGTCCGTTGTGCGTGCCGAGAATCTGGAGGCCGCTTTGGCGATCGGACGACAGTGCCCGTTCGGAAATGGTGCCTCAATTTTCACCCAGGACGGATATGCGGCCCGGGAATTCAAGCAGCACTTCAATGCCGGTATGATCGGCATCAACGTCAGCGTGCCGGCCCCGATGGCATGGTTTCCGTTCACCGGCTGGAATCAGTCGTTCTTTGGTGATCTGCACATCCAGGGAGCTGAAGGCGTACAGTTTTACACCCGGCAGAAAACAACATTAACCCGCTGGTTCCGTTCCGTTGATGAATCACATCAGGATCCGGTC
- a CDS encoding ABC transporter permease, whose product MFQRLVHTLLYSFKSLLLHKLRAGLAVLGILIGVTAVIWLVALGEGVSYQAQQQIKELGATNIILKSVKPSASSSSGRSIIVEYGLTRNDYDRIMDGVPTIKRAVPMREIISNVRAGTRDADVHLIGCTAAWFDINSLSSVRGRILTDHDVEERQNIAVIAAETADLLFGYENPVGKTIEITANNRVDVYLVVGQTKSRMPSASIGSSLEGRDYNQDVYIPLSTFRSRIGDQIVTSRTGSMEGELVELSQITATVGDLSDVDDASDIIEVLLDKYHGSKSDFSITVPKELLKQAEMLRKMFNVLLVVIAGISLLVGGIGIMNIMLATVTERTREIGVRRAMGASQTDIIEQFLAETMVLSGLGGIVGVVCGFLCGPATFAVLWAIENWRPEVWRSLPPTIQQLQPIIAPWSIMAAFFISVGVGVLFGLYPARRAALMDPIEALRHE is encoded by the coding sequence GTGTTCCAACGACTTGTCCACACACTGCTTTACAGTTTCAAGAGCCTTCTGCTGCATAAACTGCGCGCCGGTCTGGCGGTGCTGGGAATCCTGATCGGAGTCACGGCCGTCATCTGGCTGGTCGCACTGGGAGAGGGTGTGAGCTATCAGGCTCAGCAGCAGATCAAGGAACTTGGCGCAACAAACATTATCCTTAAGAGTGTCAAGCCGTCGGCGAGTTCATCCTCAGGTCGTAGTATCATTGTGGAGTACGGACTGACCAGAAACGACTACGATCGAATCATGGACGGAGTTCCAACGATCAAACGCGCGGTCCCGATGCGGGAAATCATCAGCAATGTCCGGGCCGGAACCCGTGATGCTGACGTCCACCTGATTGGATGCACGGCCGCGTGGTTCGACATCAATTCTCTGAGCAGTGTACGAGGTCGGATTCTGACAGACCACGACGTCGAAGAACGTCAGAACATAGCCGTCATTGCTGCCGAAACCGCGGATTTGCTGTTTGGCTATGAAAACCCCGTTGGTAAAACGATCGAAATCACAGCCAACAATCGAGTGGACGTTTACCTTGTCGTCGGACAGACAAAGAGTCGCATGCCGTCTGCTTCCATTGGCAGCAGCCTTGAAGGCCGTGATTACAACCAGGACGTTTATATTCCCCTGTCAACGTTTCGTTCCCGAATCGGTGACCAGATCGTAACATCCAGAACAGGCAGCATGGAGGGCGAACTGGTTGAACTCAGCCAGATTACTGCAACCGTTGGTGACCTGTCCGATGTCGACGATGCATCCGACATTATTGAGGTTCTGCTTGATAAATATCACGGCAGCAAGAGTGACTTCTCGATCACGGTTCCCAAAGAGCTTCTGAAGCAGGCCGAAATGCTCAGAAAGATGTTCAACGTCCTGCTGGTCGTCATCGCCGGAATTTCTCTGCTGGTCGGCGGGATCGGAATCATGAATATCATGCTGGCGACAGTAACGGAACGTACCAGAGAAATTGGCGTGAGGCGTGCCATGGGGGCCAGTCAGACCGACATCATTGAACAGTTCCTCGCGGAAACGATGGTCCTGTCCGGTCTAGGCGGAATTGTCGGTGTCGTTTGTGGTTTTTTGTGCGGGCCGGCAACCTTTGCTGTTCTGTGGGCAATAGAGAACTGGCGTCCGGAGGTCTGGCGATCTCTTCCACCCACCATTCAGCAGCTGCAACCCATCATTGCACCGTGGTCAATCATGGCCGCATTTTTTATTTCTGTTGGAGTCGGCGTTTTGTTTGGTCTGTATCCGGCGCGACGTGCAGCACTCATGGATCCCATTGAAGCGCTCCGGCACGAATAA